Within the Saccharomonospora amisosensis genome, the region CGTCACCGGCGGCCGCTTCGATCTTCGCGATCGCCCTGTGCACCGCCTCGGTGTCGACCACACCAGGAGTCTCGGCCAGCGCCTTCAGCGCGATCACCAACGCGCTGGCCTCGCCGCCGGTCAGCCGCAGCGGCCTGCGCATGCCCGCGTCGAAGGTGACCGAGACGGTATCGCCATCGAAGGACAGGTCGATGAGGTCGCCGGGACCGTAGCCCGGCAACCCACACATCCACAGCAGCTCCAGATCCTTGCGTAGCTGCTTGGCGCTGACATCGAAGTCCTGCGCGGCCTCCGCGATCCGGATACCTGGCCTGGCCAGCAGGTAGGGCACCAGAGCCAGCAGTCGCGGCAGCCGCTCGGCCGAACCGCTCATGCCGACACCCCCTGCGCCACCCGCTCCAACCGGTCGGTGACCGCCTTGGCCAGCACGTCCGGTTCCAGCACGAGCACATCCGGCCCGTATCCGGCGATCCAGTCGGCCGCGCCTTCCGGGTAGTACAGGTCGATCTCGACAATGTCGCCGTCGGTGTCGTCCACAGCCATCCGGTCGAGCACAGTGGCGCGCCTGCGCACACCCGCCGCACGCCCGTCGGCCAGCCACAGCCGCGCCTTGGCCACCGGCGAACGGTCGTGGTCACGCTCACCCGAGCCCGCCACGAACTCCAGCAGATCCACATCGGGTGGCCTGCGCACCGTCGAAGGAGCCCCCAACGTGCGGACCTGACCGGTGATCCGCGACAGCCGGAAGCAGCGCGGAGCGTCGCGGTCGCGGTCGTAGCCCACGACGTACCAGCGCGCCCGCCAGGACACCACACCCCACGGTTCCAGCGTGCGTGGGCGGCGCTCCGGTGATCCCGACCGCCGGTAGTCGAAGCGCACCACCTGTCCCTGCTGCACCGCCGAGAGCAGCGGAGCGAACGCGGGCTCGGTGTGCACCCGCTGCTCGACGATCGGCGGCGCGTTCTCGTCCACCTCGACACCCGCGGCACGCAGCTTGACCAGTGCACCCTGCGCCTGCCCTGTCAGTTCGGGCGAATCCCACAGCCGCACCGCCAGCGCGACGGCGGCGGCCTCGTCCGGCGCCAGCTCGATCTCACCGAGCTCGTAGTCGCGGCGAGCGATGCGGTAGCCCTCCACCGGGTCGAAGGCGGAGTTGCGCCCGGTCTCCAGCGGGATACCGAGTTCACGCAGTTCGGTCTTGTCCCGCTCGAACATCCGGGAGAACGCCTCGTCGGTCGCGGCGTCGGAGTACCCGGGCACAATGCCGCGAATCCGCTCGGCGGTCAGATACTGCCGAGTGGACAACAGAGCGAGTACCAGGTTGACCAGGCGCTCAGCACGCGCGGTGGACACCCTGCCAACCTTAGCTCCCGGGCCGCGCCGTTTCCTCGCAGGTAGGCCACCGTGGCGCGGGTCGCCGGGCCGCAGGCACCCGCGCCGTGCCTGTCACAGCGAGTTGATCAGGCGCTCCACACGCTCGTCGACCGACCGGAACGGGTCCTTGCACAGCACGGTGCGCTGGGCCTGGTCGTTGAGCTTCAGATGCACCCAGTCCACCGTGAAGTCGCGACCGGCCTGCTGCGCGGCGGCGATGAAGTCGCCCCGCAGCTTCGCGCGTGTGGTCTGCGGCGGGGTGTCCTTGGCCAGCTCGATCTCACCGTCGTCGGTCACCCGCTTGACCATGCCCTTGCGCTGCAGCAGGTCGAACACGCCCCTACCCCTGCGAATGTCGTGGTAGGCCAGGTCCAGCTGCGCGACCCTCGGGTCGGAAAGGTCGAGGTTGTTCTTGCTGCGGTAGCGCTCGACAAGACGATGCTTGATCGCCCAGTCGATCTCGGTGTCGATCTTGGAGAAGTCCTGCTGTTCAACCGCGTCCAGCGCGCGGCCCCACAGCTCCACCACCCGCTCGGCGGTCGGGCCCGAACCGTTGGTCTCCACATGCCGCACCGCGCGGGCGTGGTACTCGCGCTGGATCTCCAGCGCCGAGGCCTCCCTGCCACCCGCCAGCCGCACCTGGCGCCTTCCGGTGAGGTCATGGCTGATCTCGCGGATCGCGCGGATCGGGTTGTCGAGGGTGAAGTCGCGGAACTGCACCCCCTGCTCGATCATCTCCAGCACCAGGTTGGCCGAACCGACCTTCAGCAGCGTTGTCGGCTCCGCCATGTTCGAGTCGCCCACGATGACGTGCAGCCTGCGATAACGCTCAGCGTCGGCATGCGGCTCGTCGCGGGTGTTGATGATCGGCCGGGACCGAGTAGTGGCACTGGACACGCCTTCCCAGATGTGCTCGGCGCGCTGCGAAAGGCAGTACACCGCACCACGGGGTGTTTGCAGCACCTTGCCCGCACCGGAGATGAGCTGACGCGTGACCAGGAACGGCAACAGCACGTCGGCGATCCGCGAAAACTCACCCGCACGGGTTACCAGGTAGTTCTCGTGGCAGCCGTAGGAGTTGCCTGCCGAGTCGGTGTTGTTCTTGAACAGGAAGATGTCGCCGCCGATGCCCTCGTCGGCGAGCCTTCGCTCGGCATCGACGAGCAGATCCTCCAGGATCCGCTCCCCTGCCTTGTCGTGCGTGACAAGCTGCGTCAGGTCGTCACACTCGGCGGTGGCGTACTCGGGGTGCGAGCCGACATCCAGGTAGAGCCGGGAACCGTTGGACAGAAAAACGTTCGAGGACCGACCCCACGACACCACTCGCCGAAACAGGTAGCGCGCCACTTCGTCGGGAGACAACCTGCGCTGCCCATGGAAGGTGCAGGTAACCCCGAACTCGGTTTCGATCCCAAAGATCCGCCGCTGCATCCTTCAAGGGTATGCGCTAACCGGCCCACCACGACCAACGAATCCGGCGTCGAAACGGTGTCAGTACCCAACGGCTACCGTGGACCACCGTGCCGGACCCAGTGCCCAACTCGCTGCCCAACTCGCTGCCGAGAACCTTACGCCAGGTAGGCGCGCGCGACCGCGCCCTCGTCGCGCGCAGCGCATCCCTGCCCGCATCCCCCGCCGACGCGCTGCTGCGCACCCTCAGCCGCTCCGCGAACAAGGGACGCCTGTGGTGGACCGTCGCCGCCGCGCTCGCCACCCGCAAGGGCGCCCCACGGCGCGGCGCCCTGCGCGGCCTCGCAGCCGTGGCGGGTGCCAGCGTCGCCGCCAACCTCATCGCAAAGCCACTGTTCCCCCGCCGCAGACCGGCCGCCGAACTGGTCCCCGAACCTCGCAGGCTGGTCAAGCGACCGACCTCGTCATCGTTTCCCTCCGGGCACGCCGCCTCGGCCGCCGCGTTCGTGACCTCGGTGGCCATGGAGGCACCGTCACTGGGCCTCGCGCTGGCCCCCGCCGGCGCTGCGGTGTCCTACTCCCGCATGCACACCGGCGTGCACTGGCCCAGCGACATCGGGGCAGGAATGCTCATCGGCGTCGCCGCCGCGCTCGCCACCCGGCACTGGTGGCCGCTGCACCCGGACACCCCCGCCCGCACCGCACACCGGGCCCACGCCCCCGTGATGCGCGACGGCGAGGACATGCTCGCCGTGGTCAATCCCGGTTCCGGTGACGCCGCCAACGACCCCACCGACCAGGTCCGCTACGCCTGGCCCAAGGCCACCCTGCTCTACCCCGACCCCGGCTCCGACATCCGCACCCAGCTCGAAACCGAGATCCGGCGCGCCGACGGCCGGGTGCGCGCGCTCGGAGTCGCGGGCGGCGACGGGACCGTCGCCGCCGTCGCCTCGGTCGCCGCCGACTACGACCTACCGCTCGCGCTGATTCCCGCGGGAACCCTCAACCACTTCGCCCGCGACGTCGGCGTACGCGCCATGCGAGACGCCGACGCGGCGACCGAAGCTGGCTCCGCCGTGGGCATCGACCTCGGCGAGGTCGAGGTCTCCGGCGCGGGCGCCACCAGCCGCCGCTGGTTCGTCAACACCGCCAGCCTCGGCGGCTACCCGGAAATGGTGCGCCTGCGGGAGAAGATCCAGCAGCGCCACCCCAAGTGGCCCGCCGCCGTCATCGCGCTGATCCGCACCCTGCGCCGCGCCAGGCCGCTGCGGGTTCAGCTCGAAGGCAAACCCATGACCCTCTGGATGATCTTCGTCGGCAACGGCACCTACGCGCCGAGGGGCTTCGGTCCCTCACGCAGGCCCGCGCTCGACACCGGCCTGCTCGACGTGCGGTTCCTGCGCGCCGACCTGCCGTACTCGCGGGCGCGGTTCGTGCTGGCCGTGTTGACGAACACGCTCACCACCAGCCATGTCTACCGCCAGGTCGACCTGCCCTCGCTCGATGTCGAACTGCTCGACGGAAACCGCAGGCTCGCCACCGACGGCGAGGTCGGACCACTGGGCCGCAGGTTTCGGTTCCACTCCCGACCGAGCGCGTTGACGATCTACCGGCTGCCGGACAGGTGACTCAGGCCTGCGACGGGCCGGACTCGCCGGAAGCCTGCCCGTTGCCGTTACCGCCCTGGTCCTCGGCGGGCCGCTGCCCGTTACCGTCCTCGCCCTTGGCGGGCTCCGCCGGGCCCGGCATCAACGCGTCCAGCGCGGCGCCGGTGATACGCCGGAACTTGCGGCCTGGCCGCTCCCTGTCCAGCACGGCGACCTCGAGCTTGCCCGGCTCGCCCTCGCCGTTACCGGTCGCACCCGGCGTGGCAGGGGCCCGCAACGCTTCCACCGCGACCCGCAGCGCGTCGGCCAGTTCCATGCCGTCGGAGAACGCGTCCTTCAGCCTGGAGTTGATCGTGTCAGCCTGACCGCCCATCACCACGAACTTCGGCTCGTCCATCACGATCGAGCCGTCGTAGGTCAGCCGGTACAGCTCGTCCTCGTCCGAGGTCGCCCCCACCTGCGCGACACAGATCTCCACCTCGAACGGCTTGAGTTGCTCGGTGAAGATCGTGCTCAGCGTCTGGGCGTACACGTTGGCCAGCGCCCTGGCGTTCACATCACGCCGGTCGTACTGGTAACCCTGCAGGTCCACGTGCCGGATACCGCCCCTGCGCAGGCTCTCGAACTCGCTGTAGCGGCCCACCGCGGCGAACCCGATCCGGTCGTAGATCTCCGAGACCTTGTGCAGCGTCGGCGACGGGTTCTCCGCGACGAACAACACGCCGCCCCGGTACTTGAGCACGACGACGCTTCGTCCACGGGCGATGCCCTTACGGGCGAGCTCGGAACGCTCACGCATCAACTGCTCGGGTGAGGCGTACAGCGGCATCGTCACTGGAGTTGGCTCCGCTCTGCTCGTCTGGTCAGTGTCATCAACGTCATCAACGCTGTCATCAACGGTCCGAAAGTCAGCCGAGCCGCCCCGGCCGCTCGGACCTGCTCTCCACCACGGCCCGCGCGATTGTCGCGGTCTCCTCATCCGGCGTCTTCACGGCGCCATGCTCGGCCGTGATCGTGACCACCGTCGGGTAGATGTTGCGCACCAGGTCGGGCCCGCCCGTGGCGGTGTCGTCGTCGGCCGCGTCGTAGAGCGCCTCCACCGCCGCGCGGGTGGCCGCCTCGGCGTCGGCATCGGGATCGTAGAGCTTCTTCAACGACGACTTGGCCAGTACCGACCCCGACCCCACGGCGTGGTAGCCGGCCGTCTCCTCGTACCGGCCACCGGTCACGTCGAACGACACGATCCTGCCCGCACGCTTGGGGTCGGCGGAATCGATGTCGTAGCCGACGAACAGCGGCAGCACCGCCAGACCGGCCAGCGCGACGTCGAGGTTGCCCTTGACCATGTTCGCCAGCTTGTTCGCCTTACCGTCCAGCGAAAGCGAAACACCTTCGATCTTCTCGTAGTGGGCCAGCTCCACCGTGTAGAGCCGGACGAGTTCCAGCGCGATACCGGCGGTGCCCGCGATGCCGACCGCGGAGTACGCGTCGGTGACGTAGACCTTCTCCAGGTCCCGTGTGGCGATCATGTTGCCGGTGGTGGCCCTGCGGTCACCGGCGATCAGCACGCCGCCGCTGAACGTAGCGGCGACGATGGTCGTGCCGTGCGGCGGCTCGATGGCGCTGCCCGGCGCCAGCACACCGTCCGGCTTCTTGCTCGGCAGCAGTTCAGGAGCCTGCGCCCTCAGAAAATCGGCGAACGACGACGTTGTCGACGACAGGTAGGCAGCGGGCAGCGCGAAGCCCGAGTTGCGCGGAGTGTGTTCCATGCGTGCTCGTAGTTCCCATCGACGAGGCGGACGACAGTGCGGTCAGAAAGCTTATGGGATGGCGTCTTTCGACCCTACTGCCCGCCCTTTTGCACGTAGGCACGCACGAAGTCCTCGGCGTTCTCCTCCAGCACGTCGTCGATCTCGTCGAGGATCGTGTCCACGTCCTCGCCGAGCTTCTCGCGGCGTTCCTGGCCGGCAGGCGCACCAGCCTCGACATCGTCGTCGGAGTCGCCGCCACCGTGCTTTTCAACCTTCTCCTGAGCCATGCTCGCCTCCCGGTGTGGCCGTTGGCCTCTAGACTACCCAGACCTACCCGCATTCGGGGGTTCGGTGATCCTCCGGTGATCTTCACACTCACCCCGATGTCGTAAGGGCCTCCACCAATTCCTCGGCCGTCTCCGACTCGTCCAGCAGCTTGCCGACGTGCGCCTTCGTACCCCGCAGCGGCTCCAGCGTGGGGATGCGCACCAGCGACTCCTTGCCCACGTCGAAGATCACCGAGTCCCACGACGCGGCGGCGATGGAGTTGGCGTACTTCTCCAGCGTCCTTCCCCTGAAGTAGGCACGGGTGTCCGACGGCGGGTTGGTGATCGCCGCCTGCACCTCCTCCTCGCTCACCAGGCGCTTCATCGAACCGCGCGTGACCAGCCGGTTGTACAGGCCCTTGTCCAGCCGCACGTCGGAGTACTGCAGATCGACCAGATGCAG harbors:
- a CDS encoding helix-turn-helix transcriptional regulator, whose amino-acid sequence is MSTARAERLVNLVLALLSTRQYLTAERIRGIVPGYSDAATDEAFSRMFERDKTELRELGIPLETGRNSAFDPVEGYRIARRDYELGEIELAPDEAAAVALAVRLWDSPELTGQAQGALVKLRAAGVEVDENAPPIVEQRVHTEPAFAPLLSAVQQGQVVRFDYRRSGSPERRPRTLEPWGVVSWRARWYVVGYDRDRDAPRCFRLSRITGQVRTLGAPSTVRRPPDVDLLEFVAGSGERDHDRSPVAKARLWLADGRAAGVRRRATVLDRMAVDDTDGDIVEIDLYYPEGAADWIAGYGPDVLVLEPDVLAKAVTDRLERVAQGVSA
- the pafA gene encoding Pup--protein ligase, with the translated sequence MQRRIFGIETEFGVTCTFHGQRRLSPDEVARYLFRRVVSWGRSSNVFLSNGSRLYLDVGSHPEYATAECDDLTQLVTHDKAGERILEDLLVDAERRLADEGIGGDIFLFKNNTDSAGNSYGCHENYLVTRAGEFSRIADVLLPFLVTRQLISGAGKVLQTPRGAVYCLSQRAEHIWEGVSSATTRSRPIINTRDEPHADAERYRRLHVIVGDSNMAEPTTLLKVGSANLVLEMIEQGVQFRDFTLDNPIRAIREISHDLTGRRQVRLAGGREASALEIQREYHARAVRHVETNGSGPTAERVVELWGRALDAVEQQDFSKIDTEIDWAIKHRLVERYRSKNNLDLSDPRVAQLDLAYHDIRRGRGVFDLLQRKGMVKRVTDDGEIELAKDTPPQTTRAKLRGDFIAAAQQAGRDFTVDWVHLKLNDQAQRTVLCKDPFRSVDERVERLINSL
- a CDS encoding bifunctional phosphatase PAP2/diacylglycerol kinase family protein; translated protein: MPDPVPNSLPNSLPRTLRQVGARDRALVARSASLPASPADALLRTLSRSANKGRLWWTVAAALATRKGAPRRGALRGLAAVAGASVAANLIAKPLFPRRRPAAELVPEPRRLVKRPTSSSFPSGHAASAAAFVTSVAMEAPSLGLALAPAGAAVSYSRMHTGVHWPSDIGAGMLIGVAAALATRHWWPLHPDTPARTAHRAHAPVMRDGEDMLAVVNPGSGDAANDPTDQVRYAWPKATLLYPDPGSDIRTQLETEIRRADGRVRALGVAGGDGTVAAVASVAADYDLPLALIPAGTLNHFARDVGVRAMRDADAATEAGSAVGIDLGEVEVSGAGATSRRWFVNTASLGGYPEMVRLREKIQQRHPKWPAAVIALIRTLRRARPLRVQLEGKPMTLWMIFVGNGTYAPRGFGPSRRPALDTGLLDVRFLRADLPYSRARFVLAVLTNTLTTSHVYRQVDLPSLDVELLDGNRRLATDGEVGPLGRRFRFHSRPSALTIYRLPDR
- the prcA gene encoding proteasome subunit alpha translates to MTMPLYASPEQLMRERSELARKGIARGRSVVVLKYRGGVLFVAENPSPTLHKVSEIYDRIGFAAVGRYSEFESLRRGGIRHVDLQGYQYDRRDVNARALANVYAQTLSTIFTEQLKPFEVEICVAQVGATSDEDELYRLTYDGSIVMDEPKFVVMGGQADTINSRLKDAFSDGMELADALRVAVEALRAPATPGATGNGEGEPGKLEVAVLDRERPGRKFRRITGAALDALMPGPAEPAKGEDGNGQRPAEDQGGNGNGQASGESGPSQA
- the prcB gene encoding proteasome subunit beta, producing the protein MEHTPRNSGFALPAAYLSSTTSSFADFLRAQAPELLPSKKPDGVLAPGSAIEPPHGTTIVAATFSGGVLIAGDRRATTGNMIATRDLEKVYVTDAYSAVGIAGTAGIALELVRLYTVELAHYEKIEGVSLSLDGKANKLANMVKGNLDVALAGLAVLPLFVGYDIDSADPKRAGRIVSFDVTGGRYEETAGYHAVGSGSVLAKSSLKKLYDPDADAEAATRAAVEALYDAADDDTATGGPDLVRNIYPTVVTITAEHGAVKTPDEETATIARAVVESRSERPGRLG
- a CDS encoding ubiquitin-like protein Pup, with translation MAQEKVEKHGGGDSDDDVEAGAPAGQERREKLGEDVDTILDEIDDVLEENAEDFVRAYVQKGGQ